The following proteins come from a genomic window of Natrinema saccharevitans:
- a CDS encoding ATP-dependent DNA helicase yields the protein MSETGYVRFFPYDRPYENQREAMDRIHNALHRGQDVLFEGACGTGKTLSSLVPALEVAREQDKTVVITTNVHQQMRQFVAEARAITREESIRAVVFKGKGSMCHIDVGYEECQTLRDNTRAVVDAEQDRERLERRQRELLAESQDGDGSAADARSAVMDELADIEERLEDLEDQNVCDYYRNNLTQDTDDFFGWLFEDVRTPDEIYEYAERQELCGYELLKEGIEGVDLVVCNYHHLLDSTIREQFFRWLGRDPEDVIAVFDEAHNVEDAAREHATRTCSERTFESALEELADSDDPRAEDAANVLSAFHRALVESYEESFGFGDREAVGDGWTDVPIANDDRKDDLTLEFLQRYSGRGIDDDLEAAMKLGRELDEEYEEAYREGETATRTECQTLQAAAFVSAWMTEGSKEGLYPVVAVTRDAGTDEIYGRVELYSCLPRQVTGQLFDEIHATVLMSATLQPFEVTEDVLGLEDAVSMAYGLQFPEENRRTFAVETPPLFSSDRDDPAVQADVTETIHDAVRMTPGNTLAFFPNYGEASRYADRLVGRTDRTVYVDEPGQSAEDLRKQFVADDGAVLCTSLWGTLAEGVSFDGDDAHTVLVVGVPYPHLDDRAEAVQEAYDAAFDGTDTGWRYAVEFPTIRKTRQALGRVIRSPEEIGVRALLDRRYSRQAKPDLGKYSVNGIFPHEEREELIDIDPAKLKFAMLNFYGGHDAYDGEPPTP from the coding sequence GTGTCCGAGACCGGGTATGTGCGCTTTTTCCCGTACGACCGGCCGTACGAGAACCAGCGCGAGGCGATGGACCGCATCCACAACGCCCTCCACCGGGGACAGGACGTCCTCTTCGAGGGAGCCTGCGGGACCGGCAAGACCCTCTCGTCGCTGGTCCCCGCCCTCGAGGTGGCCCGCGAGCAGGACAAGACGGTCGTCATCACGACCAACGTCCACCAGCAGATGCGCCAGTTCGTCGCCGAGGCCCGCGCGATCACCCGCGAGGAGTCGATCCGGGCGGTCGTCTTCAAGGGGAAAGGCTCGATGTGTCACATCGACGTGGGCTACGAGGAGTGCCAGACGCTCCGGGACAACACCCGCGCCGTCGTCGACGCCGAGCAGGACCGCGAGCGACTCGAGCGCCGCCAGCGCGAACTGCTCGCCGAGAGCCAGGACGGCGACGGCTCGGCGGCCGACGCCCGCTCGGCGGTGATGGACGAACTCGCGGACATCGAAGAGCGCCTCGAGGACCTCGAAGACCAGAACGTCTGTGACTACTACCGCAACAATCTGACCCAGGATACGGACGACTTCTTCGGCTGGCTCTTCGAGGACGTCCGCACGCCCGACGAGATCTACGAGTACGCCGAGCGACAGGAACTCTGCGGGTACGAACTCCTCAAGGAGGGGATCGAGGGCGTCGATCTGGTCGTCTGTAACTACCACCACCTGCTGGACTCGACCATTCGAGAACAGTTCTTCCGGTGGCTGGGTCGCGATCCCGAGGACGTGATCGCCGTCTTCGACGAGGCTCACAACGTCGAGGACGCCGCCCGCGAACACGCGACCCGGACCTGCTCCGAGCGGACGTTCGAGTCGGCGCTCGAGGAGTTGGCCGACAGCGACGACCCGCGGGCCGAGGACGCCGCGAACGTCCTCTCGGCCTTCCACCGCGCGCTCGTCGAGAGCTACGAGGAGTCGTTCGGCTTCGGCGACCGCGAGGCCGTCGGCGACGGCTGGACGGACGTCCCCATCGCCAACGACGACCGGAAGGACGACCTCACCCTCGAGTTCCTCCAGCGCTACTCGGGGCGGGGAATCGACGACGATCTGGAGGCCGCGATGAAGCTGGGCCGGGAGTTGGACGAGGAGTACGAGGAGGCCTACCGCGAGGGCGAGACGGCCACGCGGACGGAGTGTCAGACCTTACAGGCCGCGGCCTTCGTCAGCGCGTGGATGACCGAGGGCTCGAAGGAGGGGCTCTATCCGGTCGTCGCCGTCACCCGCGACGCCGGCACGGACGAAATCTACGGCCGCGTGGAGCTGTACTCCTGTCTGCCCCGGCAGGTGACCGGCCAGCTCTTCGACGAGATCCACGCGACCGTCCTGATGAGCGCGACGCTGCAGCCGTTCGAGGTCACCGAGGACGTGCTGGGTCTCGAGGACGCGGTGTCGATGGCCTACGGCCTCCAGTTCCCCGAGGAAAATCGCCGGACCTTCGCCGTCGAGACGCCGCCGCTTTTCTCCTCGGATCGCGACGACCCCGCGGTTCAGGCGGACGTGACCGAGACGATCCACGACGCCGTGCGGATGACGCCCGGTAACACGCTGGCCTTTTTCCCCAACTACGGCGAGGCGAGTCGGTACGCCGACCGACTCGTCGGTCGGACCGACCGGACGGTATACGTGGACGAGCCGGGCCAGTCCGCCGAAGACCTCCGCAAGCAGTTCGTCGCCGACGACGGGGCGGTGCTGTGTACCTCGCTGTGGGGCACCCTCGCGGAGGGGGTGAGCTTCGACGGCGACGACGCCCACACGGTGTTGGTCGTCGGCGTCCCCTACCCCCATCTCGACGACCGGGCCGAGGCGGTTCAGGAGGCCTACGACGCGGCCTTCGACGGCACCGACACGGGCTGGCGCTACGCCGTCGAGTTCCCGACGATCCGCAAGACCAGACAGGCGCTCGGTCGGGTCATCCGGTCGCCGGAGGAGATCGGAGTTCGCGCCCTCCTCGACCGGCGCTACTCGCGGCAGGCGAAGCCCGACCTGGGCAAGTACAGCGTCAACGGCATCTTTCCCCACGAGGAACGGGAGGAACTGATCGACATCGATCCGGCAAAACTCAAGTTCGCGATGCTCAACTTCTACGGCGGCCACGACGCCTACGACGGCGAGCCGCCGACGCCCTGA
- a CDS encoding helix-turn-helix transcriptional regulator, producing MDSRGLRALSIVLVVVCSVVVAAAPVGTAADPGSRPAALQAEDELALEDADRIVVDAFIAENGSALVTVDYQFRYGEDDTSEAAWERLRTDVESDTEVYADAERTKWNESVADGANETEQNMSLSNLSVATENETAPQGIGHVEVSFRWESFASVEINRLTAGPALSGFTLDDDTRLQFRWPAGYSIYESDGKPQIDPSPSNRTDDMVIWRGSEVDFSAEQPWVVLIEDGGSNATATPSNEGPPMPWTIVVLALALLAAVGVGGWLLGRERIAGNGGDREDGRPAQPDGSAGPTPNAVDGPPPELLSNEERVLRLLEERGGRIKQQAVVSELGWTEAKTSQVVGDLREADEIEVFRIGRENVLALSAEDEE from the coding sequence ATGGACTCGAGGGGGCTGCGAGCCCTGAGTATCGTGCTGGTGGTGGTCTGTTCGGTCGTCGTCGCCGCGGCTCCGGTCGGGACCGCGGCCGACCCGGGGAGCCGACCAGCGGCGCTGCAAGCGGAGGACGAACTGGCCCTCGAGGACGCCGATCGGATCGTCGTGGACGCTTTCATCGCGGAAAACGGCTCGGCGCTGGTCACCGTCGATTACCAGTTCCGCTACGGCGAGGACGACACCTCTGAGGCGGCGTGGGAACGGCTGCGGACGGACGTCGAGTCCGACACCGAGGTCTACGCCGACGCGGAGCGGACCAAGTGGAACGAGTCCGTCGCCGACGGGGCGAACGAGACCGAGCAGAACATGTCGCTGTCGAACCTCTCGGTCGCGACGGAAAACGAGACCGCACCGCAGGGGATCGGCCACGTCGAGGTTTCCTTCAGGTGGGAGTCGTTCGCGTCCGTCGAGATCAACCGGCTCACGGCGGGGCCCGCACTCTCCGGGTTCACGCTGGACGACGACACGCGACTGCAGTTCCGCTGGCCGGCGGGCTATTCCATCTACGAGAGTGACGGCAAGCCCCAGATCGATCCGTCGCCGAGCAATCGCACCGACGACATGGTCATCTGGCGGGGTAGCGAGGTCGACTTCTCCGCGGAGCAGCCGTGGGTCGTCCTGATCGAGGACGGCGGCTCGAACGCGACCGCGACGCCCTCGAACGAAGGGCCGCCAATGCCGTGGACGATCGTCGTTCTGGCGCTGGCCCTGCTCGCCGCCGTCGGCGTCGGCGGGTGGCTGCTCGGCCGCGAACGGATCGCCGGCAACGGGGGCGATCGTGAGGACGGCCGGCCGGCACAGCCCGACGGATCGGCCGGTCCGACACCGAACGCCGTCGACGGCCCGCCACCGGAACTGCTCAGCAACGAGGAACGCGTCCTCCGCCTGCTCGAGGAACGCGGCGGGCGGATCAAACAGCAGGCGGTGGTCTCGGAACTGGGTTGGACCGAAGCCAAGACGAGTCAGGTCGTCGGTGACCTGCGCGAGGCCGACGAGATCGAAGTCTTCCGGATCGGCCGGGAGAACGTGCTGGCCCTGTCAGCGGAGGACGAGGAGTAG
- the argH gene encoding argininosuccinate lyase yields the protein MTEESAPHGGDSERGSALTDGGDDEGGERSSGSRSDGVVRRDRFGGGPARSFLSSLAADRRIFEADLEVDRAHTVMLAEQEIIGADVAGEILTALDAIEVDGHGSLPDGEDVHEAIETAVIERVGADGGKMHTARSRNDEVAACIRYRLREGVLAAIETTLALRESLVDVADDHRETIMPGYTHLQPAQPTTVAHWVLAYEGAVRRDTERLLAAYDRINESPLGGAAFAGTTFDIDRERTADLLGFEGVVENSMDASSSRDFLVETTQALSTHATTLSGLAEDVIIFANRGFVDLADDYSSTSSIMPQKKNPDTLELVRAVAGDAAGSVQGLTTTLKGLPRAYNRDLQRATTHAWETVDAVTEASEVAAGAVATADWNEETLAAEAGEGFSTATGVADLLAANGLPFRTAHELVAIAAENSAERSSAENASGDEPRANGADYDALEAAAREVLGESLSAHVEREAVEAALDPVESVASRDSQGGPAPEAVAPQIETARESLSADTADLEGRTDALEAAHERLRSEVNGYV from the coding sequence ATGACCGAGGAGAGCGCTCCCCACGGCGGCGATTCCGAGCGCGGTTCGGCACTCACGGACGGCGGCGACGACGAGGGCGGTGAGCGATCCTCCGGATCGCGATCCGACGGCGTCGTCCGCCGGGACCGTTTCGGCGGCGGCCCCGCCCGGAGCTTCCTCTCCTCGCTCGCGGCTGATCGGCGCATCTTCGAGGCCGATCTCGAGGTCGACCGCGCCCACACCGTCATGCTCGCCGAGCAGGAAATTATCGGGGCGGACGTGGCCGGCGAGATCCTGACCGCGCTGGACGCCATCGAGGTCGACGGCCACGGCTCCCTGCCCGACGGCGAGGACGTCCACGAGGCAATCGAGACGGCCGTGATCGAGCGCGTCGGCGCGGACGGCGGGAAGATGCACACCGCCCGGTCGCGCAACGACGAAGTCGCGGCCTGCATCCGGTATCGCCTGCGCGAGGGCGTCCTCGCGGCGATCGAGACGACGCTCGCGCTGCGCGAGTCGCTCGTCGACGTCGCCGACGACCACCGCGAGACGATCATGCCCGGCTACACCCACCTCCAGCCCGCCCAGCCGACCACCGTGGCCCACTGGGTGCTGGCCTACGAGGGCGCGGTTCGCCGTGACACCGAACGGCTGCTCGCGGCCTACGACCGCATCAACGAGTCGCCGCTCGGTGGCGCCGCCTTCGCGGGCACGACCTTCGATATCGACCGCGAGCGCACCGCCGACCTGCTGGGGTTCGAGGGCGTCGTCGAAAACTCGATGGACGCCTCCTCGAGCCGCGATTTCCTGGTCGAGACGACGCAGGCGCTGTCGACCCACGCGACGACGCTGTCGGGGCTGGCGGAGGACGTGATCATCTTCGCGAACCGCGGTTTCGTCGATCTGGCCGACGACTACTCGTCGACGTCGTCGATCATGCCCCAGAAGAAGAACCCGGACACGCTGGAGCTCGTCCGCGCGGTCGCGGGCGATGCGGCCGGCAGCGTTCAGGGGCTGACGACGACGTTGAAGGGGCTGCCCCGCGCGTACAACCGCGACCTCCAGCGGGCGACGACCCACGCCTGGGAGACCGTCGACGCGGTAACCGAGGCCAGCGAGGTCGCAGCGGGCGCGGTGGCGACGGCCGACTGGAACGAGGAGACCCTGGCAGCGGAAGCCGGCGAGGGCTTCTCGACGGCGACCGGCGTCGCGGACCTGCTGGCGGCCAACGGGTTGCCGTTCAGGACGGCCCACGAACTGGTTGCCATCGCCGCTGAGAATAGCGCGGAACGCAGTTCCGCGGAGAACGCGAGCGGTGACGAACCGCGAGCGAACGGCGCGGACTACGACGCCCTCGAGGCCGCGGCTCGGGAGGTCCTCGGCGAGTCGCTTTCGGCCCACGTCGAACGCGAGGCAGTCGAAGCGGCCCTCGACCCGGTCGAGAGCGTCGCGAGCCGCGACTCGCAGGGCGGGCCCGCACCCGAGGCGGTCGCACCTCAGATAGAGACCGCGCGGGAGTCGCTCTCGGCCGACACCGCCGATCTCGAGGGTCGGACCGACGCACTCGAGGCCGCCCACGAGCGGTTGCGCTCGGAGGTGAACGGCTATGTCTGA
- a CDS encoding 2'-5' RNA ligase family protein, giving the protein MYSVNVPVPGRVRQLANRLHPDLIGFETVREDHSCLLKRLGEADHVAQLQHRAHRALEGSPAVEAAVTGVDYFADPPLGSAPVVYLAVESPGLERIHADLTDTFDAVEGLEGSDYVPHVTLARGGDRETAQRLADREIEPVRWTVSELEFWDGTHKLPVSSVSLPS; this is encoded by the coding sequence GTGTACAGCGTCAACGTCCCCGTCCCCGGTCGCGTCCGGCAACTGGCGAACCGGCTCCACCCCGACCTGATCGGGTTCGAGACCGTCCGCGAGGACCACTCCTGTCTGCTCAAGCGACTCGGCGAGGCCGACCACGTCGCACAGCTCCAGCACCGAGCCCACCGCGCGCTCGAGGGTTCGCCCGCCGTCGAGGCCGCGGTGACCGGCGTCGACTACTTCGCGGACCCGCCGCTTGGCTCCGCGCCCGTCGTCTACCTGGCCGTCGAGAGCCCCGGCCTCGAGCGGATCCACGCCGACCTCACCGACACCTTCGACGCCGTCGAGGGGCTCGAGGGCAGCGATTACGTCCCCCACGTGACCCTCGCACGCGGCGGCGACCGCGAGACTGCACAGCGGTTGGCCGACCGGGAGATCGAGCCCGTCCGCTGGACGGTGAGCGAACTCGAGTTCTGGGACGGGACCCACAAGCTGCCGGTCAGCAGCGTCTCGCTGCCGTCCTGA
- a CDS encoding argininosuccinate synthase yields MTRVALAFSGGLDTTVCVPLLEEEYGYDDVIGVTVDVGQPAEEFDEAEETAEALGLDHYVVDARAEFAQLCLESVRANATYQGYPLGTALARPVIAEAILEVAEEQDCTGIAHGCTGKGNDQLRFEAVWRSSDLEVIAPVRELGLTREWEQEYAAERDLPVEGGSGGDWSIDTNIWSRSVEGDDLEDPNYVPPRDIYEWTDEPGTETEEIEIAFENGYPVAVDGQQYEPVELVEHLNDLAGSYGVGRTDMMEDRMLGLKVRENYEHPGATTLLSAHEALEGLVLTQEERQFKQQIDQQWSQKAYEGLIDAPLVSALEGFIDETQQRVTGTVTIRFEGGQARPVARDSTYAAYSAEHASFDTETVGKIKQEDATGVAKYHGFQRRLANEAIAANAADEDDE; encoded by the coding sequence ATGACCCGCGTTGCACTCGCGTTCTCGGGCGGCCTGGACACGACCGTTTGTGTCCCGCTGCTCGAGGAGGAATACGGATACGACGACGTGATCGGCGTCACCGTCGACGTCGGCCAGCCGGCCGAAGAGTTCGACGAAGCCGAGGAAACTGCCGAGGCGCTTGGCCTCGACCACTACGTCGTCGACGCGCGAGCGGAATTCGCTCAACTCTGTCTCGAGAGCGTTCGCGCGAACGCGACCTATCAGGGCTACCCGCTGGGAACGGCCCTGGCCCGCCCGGTGATCGCGGAAGCGATCCTGGAGGTCGCCGAGGAACAGGACTGTACCGGCATCGCCCACGGCTGTACGGGCAAGGGCAACGACCAATTGCGCTTCGAGGCCGTCTGGCGCAGCTCCGATCTCGAAGTGATCGCTCCCGTTCGCGAACTCGGCCTCACCCGCGAGTGGGAACAGGAGTACGCCGCCGAGCGCGACCTCCCCGTCGAGGGCGGCAGCGGCGGCGACTGGTCGATCGACACCAACATCTGGAGCCGCTCGGTCGAGGGCGACGACCTCGAGGACCCCAACTACGTCCCGCCGCGTGACATCTACGAGTGGACCGACGAGCCCGGCACCGAGACCGAGGAGATCGAGATCGCCTTCGAGAACGGCTACCCCGTCGCCGTCGACGGCCAGCAGTACGAGCCGGTCGAACTCGTCGAACACCTCAACGACCTCGCCGGCAGTTACGGCGTCGGCCGCACCGACATGATGGAAGACCGCATGCTCGGGCTGAAGGTCCGCGAGAACTACGAACACCCCGGCGCGACGACGCTGCTTTCCGCCCACGAGGCCCTCGAGGGGCTCGTTCTGACCCAGGAGGAACGCCAGTTCAAGCAGCAGATCGACCAGCAGTGGTCCCAGAAGGCCTACGAGGGGCTGATCGACGCACCGCTTGTCAGCGCGCTCGAGGGCTTCATCGACGAGACCCAACAGCGTGTGACCGGGACGGTCACGATCCGCTTCGAGGGCGGCCAGGCGCGTCCGGTCGCACGCGACAGCACGTACGCGGCCTACTCGGCCGAACACGCCTCCTTCGACACCGAGACGGTCGGGAAGATCAAACAGGAGGACGCGACCGGCGTCGCGAAGTACCACGGCTTCCAGCGCCGTCTCGCGAACGAAGCCATCGCCGCGAACGCGGCCGACGAGGACGACGAGTAA
- a CDS encoding DUF7859 family protein: MLDTLTGLVSDDPVVIAVVVILLSLVFFSYLLLRRTVLEFRDGMRGER, translated from the coding sequence ATGCTGGACACCCTGACCGGTCTCGTCTCCGACGATCCCGTCGTCATCGCGGTCGTCGTCATCCTCCTGTCGCTGGTCTTCTTCTCGTATCTCCTCCTGCGACGGACCGTCCTGGAGTTCCGGGACGGGATGCGCGGCGAGCGCTAA
- the lysW gene encoding lysine biosynthesis protein LysW: MTECVECGAEVSLHDDLEVGEIVDCTTCGAELEVVDTEPPVLEQAPELEEDWGE, from the coding sequence ATGACCGAATGCGTCGAGTGTGGGGCAGAAGTGTCCCTGCACGACGATCTGGAAGTGGGAGAGATCGTTGACTGTACGACCTGCGGTGCCGAGCTGGAAGTCGTCGATACCGAGCCGCCAGTCCTCGAACAGGCCCCCGAGCTGGAAGAGGACTGGGGTGAGTGA
- a CDS encoding threonine aldolase family protein, which produces MLDFRSDTVTTPDEAMREAAATAAVGDDVYGEDPTVNELEARVADRLGTEAALYFPTGTMANQAAAHVHTEPGQEVIADRKSHVVKYELGGLAQHSGLQLRTLDADRGVPSPSRVDAAIVDEDLHRPGTGLCCLENTHNARGGLAIEPGAIAAAATAARERGVSVHLDGARLFNAATALDVPVAELAAPVDSVMVSLSKGLGAPVGSMLAGCDEFVERARRTRKLFGGGMRQAGIVAGPALEALENVADLERDHENARLLAEGLAGREGFDVRDPETNIVLADVSGTGTDASTVVERLGERDVLATPFGPTTVRFCTHRDLSRGDTERALERIGGEFA; this is translated from the coding sequence ATGCTCGACTTCCGAAGTGATACCGTTACGACCCCCGACGAGGCGATGCGCGAGGCCGCCGCCACCGCCGCGGTCGGCGACGACGTCTACGGCGAAGATCCGACGGTGAACGAACTCGAGGCCCGCGTCGCCGACCGGCTCGGCACCGAGGCGGCGCTGTACTTCCCGACCGGGACGATGGCGAACCAGGCCGCTGCCCACGTCCACACCGAGCCCGGGCAGGAGGTGATCGCCGACCGGAAGAGCCACGTCGTCAAATACGAACTCGGCGGACTGGCACAGCACTCCGGGCTCCAGCTCCGGACGCTCGACGCCGACCGCGGGGTTCCCTCGCCCTCGCGGGTCGACGCGGCGATCGTCGACGAGGACCTGCACCGCCCCGGCACCGGCCTGTGCTGTCTCGAGAACACGCACAACGCCCGCGGCGGGCTCGCGATCGAACCCGGGGCGATCGCCGCGGCGGCCACGGCCGCCCGCGAGCGCGGCGTGTCAGTCCATCTCGACGGCGCGCGGCTGTTCAACGCCGCGACGGCGCTCGACGTCCCCGTCGCCGAACTCGCGGCGCCGGTCGACTCCGTCATGGTCTCGCTCTCGAAGGGACTGGGCGCGCCCGTCGGCTCGATGCTCGCCGGCTGCGACGAGTTCGTCGAACGGGCCCGCCGGACGCGGAAACTGTTCGGCGGCGGGATGCGACAGGCCGGGATCGTCGCCGGGCCGGCCCTCGAGGCGCTCGAGAACGTCGCCGACCTCGAGCGGGATCACGAGAACGCGCGGCTGTTGGCCGAGGGGCTGGCCGGCCGTGAGGGGTTCGACGTTCGGGACCCGGAGACGAACATCGTCCTCGCGGACGTCTCGGGGACGGGCACGGACGCGTCGACCGTCGTCGAACGCCTCGGCGAGCGAGACGTGCTGGCGACGCCGTTCGGTCCGACGACGGTCCGGTTCTGTACGCACCGCGACCTCTCCCGCGGGGACACAGAGCGGGCGCTCGAGCGGATCGGCGGCGAGTTCGCCTGA
- a CDS encoding aminopeptidase, whose translation MDPRIREHAEIIANHSVDLEEGDNVVVDAHPVAEDLVVALHEVIGEMGANPVTTSQRTGKRQQRAYLRSSDGDFETPDHELALLENTDVYIAIRATDNVTQTSDVAPETQAAHQQAHRPILEERLSKRWCLTQFPAPANAQLAEMSTEGYENFVWDAVNKDWDAQRDHQANMVEIMDPAEEVRIVSGDTTDVTMSIDGNPTLNDHGEHNLPGGEVFTAPQPDSVEGEVLFDMPLYHQGREITDVYLEFEGGEVVSHSAEKNEEILTEVLNTDDGARRLGELGIGMNRDIDQFTYNMLFDEKMGDTVHMAVGRAYDDTVGEGNEANDSAVHVDMIVDMSEDSFIEVDGEVVQRNGTFRFEDQFEE comes from the coding sequence ATGGACCCGCGCATTCGCGAACACGCCGAGATCATCGCCAACCATTCGGTCGATCTGGAGGAAGGCGACAACGTCGTCGTCGACGCCCATCCCGTCGCCGAGGACCTGGTCGTCGCGCTGCACGAAGTGATCGGTGAGATGGGTGCGAACCCGGTCACGACGAGCCAGCGAACCGGAAAACGACAGCAGCGTGCGTATCTACGATCGTCCGATGGCGACTTCGAGACGCCCGACCACGAACTCGCGCTCCTCGAGAACACCGACGTCTACATCGCCATCCGCGCGACGGACAACGTCACCCAGACCAGTGACGTCGCCCCCGAGACGCAGGCGGCCCACCAGCAGGCACACCGCCCCATCCTCGAGGAGCGACTCTCCAAGCGCTGGTGTCTCACGCAGTTCCCCGCGCCCGCCAACGCCCAGCTGGCCGAGATGAGTACCGAGGGCTACGAGAACTTCGTCTGGGACGCCGTCAACAAGGACTGGGACGCCCAGCGCGACCACCAGGCGAACATGGTCGAGATCATGGATCCCGCCGAGGAGGTCCGGATCGTCAGCGGCGATACCACGGACGTGACGATGTCGATCGACGGCAACCCGACGCTGAACGACCACGGCGAACACAACCTGCCCGGCGGCGAGGTCTTCACCGCGCCACAGCCCGACAGCGTCGAGGGCGAGGTGCTGTTCGACATGCCGCTCTATCACCAGGGCCGGGAGATCACGGACGTCTACCTCGAGTTCGAGGGCGGCGAAGTCGTCTCCCACTCGGCAGAGAAAAACGAGGAGATCCTCACCGAGGTCCTGAACACCGACGACGGCGCGCGCCGGCTGGGCGAACTGGGTATCGGGATGAACCGCGATATCGACCAGTTCACCTACAACATGCTGTTCGACGAGAAGATGGGCGATACGGTCCACATGGCCGTCGGCCGGGCCTACGACGACACCGTCGGCGAGGGCAACGAGGCCAACGATTCGGCGGTCCACGTCGACATGATCGTCGACATGAGCGAGGATTCGTTCATCGAAGTGGACGGTGAAGTCGTCCAGCGAAACGGCACCTTCCGGTTCGAAGACCAATTCGAGGAGTAG
- a CDS encoding cation diffusion facilitator family transporter yields MASSTSVVLAALFANGAIAVLKFGGYLLTGSPAMLSETYHSISDTGNQVFLLVGIKYGAQEATREHPFGHGKAQFFYSLLVSVMLFGIAGWESARHGLSALREGGVHRAADDVTLLGQTFDPVYVNYAVLLGAIGFESYALWKAYQGISRQMDEYGWTTLREAFEKTSDVTTLTALTEDTIALAGAGIALFGVYLTRTTGNPMYDAGSALLIGLMLMGFALALAWQNKRLILGESLPKDDEDELRAIVADWDGVTELVDLRTVYFGAEQLLVTADVAFDPDLEAAAITDRITEIELALMDHDDQIEKVYIEIET; encoded by the coding sequence ATGGCCAGTAGCACCTCCGTCGTCCTCGCCGCCCTGTTCGCGAACGGCGCGATCGCGGTTCTCAAGTTCGGCGGGTATCTGTTGACCGGGAGTCCGGCGATGCTGTCGGAGACGTATCACTCGATCTCGGACACGGGCAATCAGGTCTTCCTCCTCGTCGGGATCAAGTACGGCGCGCAGGAGGCGACCCGCGAACACCCGTTCGGCCACGGGAAGGCCCAGTTCTTCTACAGCCTGCTCGTCAGCGTCATGCTCTTCGGCATCGCCGGCTGGGAGAGCGCCCGTCACGGGCTCAGCGCGTTACGGGAGGGCGGCGTTCACCGCGCCGCCGACGACGTCACCCTGCTGGGCCAGACCTTCGATCCGGTCTACGTCAACTACGCCGTCTTGCTCGGGGCGATCGGCTTCGAGTCCTACGCGCTCTGGAAGGCCTATCAGGGGATCAGCCGACAGATGGACGAGTACGGCTGGACGACCCTCCGCGAGGCCTTCGAGAAGACCAGCGACGTGACGACGCTGACCGCGCTCACCGAGGACACCATCGCGCTGGCCGGCGCTGGGATCGCCCTCTTCGGCGTGTACCTCACCCGGACCACCGGGAACCCGATGTACGACGCCGGCTCAGCCCTCCTGATCGGACTCATGCTGATGGGCTTTGCCCTCGCGCTCGCCTGGCAGAACAAGCGACTCATCCTCGGTGAGAGCCTGCCCAAAGACGACGAGGACGAACTCCGGGCGATCGTCGCCGACTGGGACGGCGTCACCGAACTCGTCGACCTCCGGACCGTCTACTTCGGTGCCGAACAGCTGCTCGTCACCGCCGACGTCGCATTCGACCCCGACCTCGAGGCCGCGGCGATCACCGACCGGATCACCGAGATCGAACTCGCGCTGATGGACCACGACGACCAGATCGAGAAGGTCTACATCGAGATCGAAACGTAG
- a CDS encoding DUF7554 family protein — MLDTRGELEVETLLKIVLGLLAVLLVIEVLEAIVGTIIGLLGPLIALAIAALIVLWLLDRL; from the coding sequence ATGCTCGACACGCGCGGCGAACTCGAGGTCGAAACGCTGCTGAAGATCGTCCTCGGACTGCTCGCCGTTTTGCTCGTCATCGAAGTTCTCGAGGCGATCGTCGGGACCATCATCGGTCTGTTGGGGCCGCTGATCGCGCTGGCGATCGCCGCCCTGATCGTCCTCTGGCTGCTCGACCGGCTCTGA
- a CDS encoding metallophosphoesterase gives MIAIFSDTHSSAGHELEGAALTAAREADVVVHAGDFTSNAALEAFREECNRLFAVHGNADGAGVRDRLPTARVVEAGGVRIAVTHRRDGGETGLAMFGRSRGADLVVFGHSHRPTVVETDDVVLLNPGSHADPRGNRPGFAVLEERADGGLEGEIREPDGTVLESVRLTGD, from the coding sequence ATGATCGCGATCTTTTCGGACACGCACAGCAGCGCGGGCCACGAACTCGAGGGGGCGGCCCTGACCGCCGCGCGCGAGGCGGACGTCGTGGTCCACGCGGGCGATTTCACCAGCAACGCGGCGCTCGAGGCGTTTCGCGAGGAGTGTAACCGCCTGTTCGCGGTCCACGGCAACGCCGACGGCGCGGGGGTCCGGGACCGACTGCCGACGGCGCGGGTCGTCGAGGCGGGCGGCGTGCGGATCGCGGTGACCCACCGACGGGACGGCGGCGAGACGGGGCTCGCGATGTTCGGCCGGTCGCGAGGGGCCGACCTCGTCGTCTTCGGACACAGCCACCGGCCGACGGTCGTCGAAACCGACGACGTCGTCCTGCTGAACCCGGGGAGCCACGCCGATCCGCGGGGGAACCGGCCCGGGTTCGCCGTCCTCGAGGAGCGCGCCGACGGCGGACTCGAGGGCGAGATCCGCGAGCCCGACGGGACGGTCCTCGAGTCGGTTCGACTCACGGGTGACTGA